The Zingiber officinale cultivar Zhangliang chromosome 9A, Zo_v1.1, whole genome shotgun sequence genome window below encodes:
- the LOC122020324 gene encoding uncharacterized protein At4g22758-like: MTPTKASPSSAAAISPHCSQPKNPRGGQPEGPTRARLRSASFHHAAAAAAAHPEHRQMRRPKTQPELLCRGAATSSPTRVPAKVLVNVAVQRSLGPVQVVASTEWSVGELVAAALARYDREGRRPTLPAAEPSAFGLHYSQFSLECLNPEEKLINLGSRNFFLCLKPETEKSNSSSSGSGSAATASCSKQAEEESKMRPAWLSFMDCLL, encoded by the exons ATGACTCCGACCAAGGCTTCGCCGTCGTCCGCCGCCGCCATCTCGCCCCACTGCTCGCAGCCCAAGAACCCGCGCGGCGGCCAGCCGGAAGGGCCGACGCGCGCTCGTCTTCGCTCGGCATCGTTCCACcacgcggcggcggcggcggcggcgcatCCGGAGCACCGCCAGATGCGGCGGCCGAAGACGCAGCCCGAGCTGCTATGCCGCGGCGCGGCTACGTCGTCGCCGACGAGGGTGCCGGCGAAGGTGCTGGTGAACGTGGCGGTGCAGCGGAGCCTGGGCCCCGTGCAGGTAGTGGCGTCCACGGAGTGGAGCGTCGGCGAGCTGGTGGCCGCCGCGCTGGCGCGCTACGACAGGGAGGGCAGGCGGCCGACGCTGCCGGCCGCCGAACCCTCGGCCTTCGGGCTCCATTACTCCCAGTTCAGCCTCGAAT GTCTGAATCCTGAAGAAAAGCTCATCAATTTAGGATCGAGAAACTTCTTCCTCTGTCTTAAGCCAGAAACAGAGAAATCGAACTCCTCCTCCTCCGGTTCGGGGTCGGCGGCGACGGCTTCTTGCTCGAAGCAAGCCGAGGAGGAATCGAAGATGCGGCCCGCGTGGTTAAGTTTCATGGATTGCTTGCTATAA
- the LOC122020659 gene encoding AT-hook motif nuclear-localized protein 10-like isoform X1, which yields MEGREGVVVAEYEGGGGSGSGRGGQDAVQGGWEVTPAAPPEGAGFTIELVGSGSGGGEGSEGDPAAVKKRGRPRKYGPESLALVPSPTAASASPFSPGSGSSDGRRGRGRPRGTGSRQLLAALGECFTFSAGGGFTPHVVTIATGEDVVGRIRSFSEKGPRAVCILSANGSISNATLHQPGSSGATLTYEGRFEILSLSGSFSTTATQGVRNRTGLISVSLAGPDGRVIGGGVAGLLLAASPIQMIVGSFKPNTFKNQLTKPSQPAELTTFPVITSLTAARPISQANPDDDCETPTSSLHGQNRSENSVRDPILSTILHQTSSWHGLQSPDHKPSPDINIRLHGE from the exons ATGGAAGGTAGGGAGGGTGTTGTGGTGGCAGAGTACGAGGGAGGGGGAGGAAGTGGAAGTGGAAGAGGAGGACAGGATGCTGTGCAAGGAGGATGGGAAGTCACGCCGGCGGCGCCACCGGAAGGGGCTGGCTTTACTATTGAACTGGTTGGAAGCGGAAGCGGCGGCGGCGAAGGCAGCGAGGGAGACCCCGCGGCGGTGAAGAAGAGGGGAAGACCCAGAAAGTACGGCCCCGAAAGCTTGGCTTTGGTGCCGTCTCCCACAGCTGCGTCTGCCTCCCCGTTCTCCCCTGGCTCTGGTTCCTCTGACGGAAGACGGGGCAGAGGGCGGCCACGCGGCACAGGCAGCCGCCAACTCCTTGCGGCTCTCG GAGAATGCTTTACTTTCTCAGCTGGAGGGGGCTTTACACCCCATGTCGTCACCATTGCTACAGGGGAG GATGTTGTTGGAAGAATACGTTCCTTCTCGGAAAAGGGTCCACGGGCTGTTTGTATACTCTCTGCAAATGGATCTATCTCCAATGCTACCCTGCACCAGCCGGGTTCTTCCGGCGCTACCTTGACATATGAG GGTCGATTTGAGATCCTTTCTCTGTCTGGGTCATTCTCAACCACTGCTACTCAGGGTGTGCGGAATAGGACTGGTTTGATAAGTGTATCGCTTGCTGGGCCTGATGGCCGTGTCATTGGCGGAGGAGTTGCTGGTCTGTTGCTTGCTGCTAGTCCAATTCAA ATGATTGTTGGAAGCTTCAAACCAAACACTTTCAAGAATCAACTGACAAAACCCAGCCAGCCAGCAGAACTTACAACCTTTCCAGTGATTACAAGTTTAACAGCTGCAAGGCCTATTTCGCAGGCCAACCCCGATGATGACTGCGAGACACCCACCTCATCCTTACATGGACAAAACCGCTCCGAGAACAGTGTGCGCGATCCCATTCTGAGCACTATTCTCCATCAGACCAGCAGTTGGCATGGTCTGCAATCCCCAGACCACAAGCCTTCCCCAGATATTAACATACGTCTACATGGAGAATAG
- the LOC122020659 gene encoding AT-hook motif nuclear-localized protein 10-like isoform X2: MEGREGVVVAEYEGGGGSGSGRGGQDAVQGGWEVTPAAPPEGAGFTIELVGSGSGGGEGSEGDPAAVKKRGRPRKYGPESLALVPSPTAASASPFSPGSGSSDGRRGRGRPRGTGSRQLLAALECFTFSAGGGFTPHVVTIATGEDVVGRIRSFSEKGPRAVCILSANGSISNATLHQPGSSGATLTYEGRFEILSLSGSFSTTATQGVRNRTGLISVSLAGPDGRVIGGGVAGLLLAASPIQMIVGSFKPNTFKNQLTKPSQPAELTTFPVITSLTAARPISQANPDDDCETPTSSLHGQNRSENSVRDPILSTILHQTSSWHGLQSPDHKPSPDINIRLHGE, from the exons ATGGAAGGTAGGGAGGGTGTTGTGGTGGCAGAGTACGAGGGAGGGGGAGGAAGTGGAAGTGGAAGAGGAGGACAGGATGCTGTGCAAGGAGGATGGGAAGTCACGCCGGCGGCGCCACCGGAAGGGGCTGGCTTTACTATTGAACTGGTTGGAAGCGGAAGCGGCGGCGGCGAAGGCAGCGAGGGAGACCCCGCGGCGGTGAAGAAGAGGGGAAGACCCAGAAAGTACGGCCCCGAAAGCTTGGCTTTGGTGCCGTCTCCCACAGCTGCGTCTGCCTCCCCGTTCTCCCCTGGCTCTGGTTCCTCTGACGGAAGACGGGGCAGAGGGCGGCCACGCGGCACAGGCAGCCGCCAACTCCTTGCGGCTCTCG AATGCTTTACTTTCTCAGCTGGAGGGGGCTTTACACCCCATGTCGTCACCATTGCTACAGGGGAG GATGTTGTTGGAAGAATACGTTCCTTCTCGGAAAAGGGTCCACGGGCTGTTTGTATACTCTCTGCAAATGGATCTATCTCCAATGCTACCCTGCACCAGCCGGGTTCTTCCGGCGCTACCTTGACATATGAG GGTCGATTTGAGATCCTTTCTCTGTCTGGGTCATTCTCAACCACTGCTACTCAGGGTGTGCGGAATAGGACTGGTTTGATAAGTGTATCGCTTGCTGGGCCTGATGGCCGTGTCATTGGCGGAGGAGTTGCTGGTCTGTTGCTTGCTGCTAGTCCAATTCAA ATGATTGTTGGAAGCTTCAAACCAAACACTTTCAAGAATCAACTGACAAAACCCAGCCAGCCAGCAGAACTTACAACCTTTCCAGTGATTACAAGTTTAACAGCTGCAAGGCCTATTTCGCAGGCCAACCCCGATGATGACTGCGAGACACCCACCTCATCCTTACATGGACAAAACCGCTCCGAGAACAGTGTGCGCGATCCCATTCTGAGCACTATTCTCCATCAGACCAGCAGTTGGCATGGTCTGCAATCCCCAGACCACAAGCCTTCCCCAGATATTAACATACGTCTACATGGAGAATAG